In a genomic window of Flavobacterium lipolyticum:
- a CDS encoding YybH family protein: MNSFTTTSELNPKSAFFLVDFYNLFFSRNLIYPTFKFIAVVLLLSGCTSSSKNKTADLSEAKKAIQESNAIYFDSFKNNDPSLFIDRYAEDASILLPNAPQIYGKEGAAKFFRKAYDEYGLRGGKFITTAVYGDGVEYVTEEGLWQSLNSKGELMDDGKFLVLWKKTSKGWKMFRDSFSSNREAK; encoded by the coding sequence ATGAATTCTTTTACCACTACATCAGAATTGAATCCAAAATCGGCCTTTTTCTTAGTCGATTTTTACAACCTATTTTTTAGTCGAAATCTCATTTATCCGACATTCAAATTCATTGCAGTTGTCTTATTACTTTCGGGCTGTACTTCTTCTTCAAAAAATAAAACAGCAGATTTAAGCGAAGCAAAAAAAGCAATACAGGAAAGCAATGCCATTTATTTTGATTCTTTTAAAAATAATGATCCCTCCCTATTCATAGACCGATATGCTGAAGATGCTTCTATCTTACTCCCGAACGCACCACAAATTTATGGAAAAGAAGGTGCTGCCAAATTTTTCAGAAAAGCTTATGATGAATATGGTCTAAGAGGCGGAAAGTTTATTACCACAGCAGTATACGGTGACGGTGTAGAGTATGTTACCGAAGAAGGTTTGTGGCAATCCTTAAACTCCAAAGGTGAATTAATGGATGACGGGAAATTTTTGGTTCTCTGGAAGAAAACTTCAAAAGGCTGGAAAATGTTCAGAGATTCTTTTAGCAGTAATCGAGAAGCTAAATAA
- a CDS encoding alpha/beta hydrolase-fold protein codes for MNSLQIVFGKKILFFSLFVLSTSLAFAQNKNRIEIGTIDSISSKILNENRKIWIHLPKSARNTGLAKQKYPVVYLLDAEGHFSSVVGIIEEMSEVNGNTNCPEMIIVGITNTNRNRDLTPTHSEVDPPFVPQSLSDQSGGGEKFVEFLQKELIPYIDGKYPTAPFKTLIGHSFGGLTALNILANHTDLFHSYIAIDPSLWWDRQKFLADTKKKLANKNLSKVSLFMAAANTMDEGMNIEKVRKDTTLLTKHIRSILDFNDFLENNKKSNLNYEYQYYSDDNHGSVPLIAIYDGLRFLFKFNQLKLSITEQFNFNKAVFTKIEKHFQNVSKHLGYTVNVPENTVNAYGYQSLGKKDMELAGYLFRLNVTNYPQSPNVYDSLGDFYEANGDKKNAIVSYEKALLLDKNFSEAKEKLGKLK; via the coding sequence ATGAATAGTCTACAAATTGTTTTTGGAAAAAAGATACTCTTCTTCAGTTTATTTGTATTGTCAACGAGTTTGGCATTTGCTCAAAATAAAAATAGAATTGAAATAGGAACCATAGATAGTATTTCGTCTAAAATTTTAAATGAAAATAGAAAAATATGGATACATCTTCCTAAAAGTGCCCGAAATACTGGTTTAGCAAAACAAAAGTATCCGGTCGTTTATTTACTCGATGCAGAGGGACATTTTAGCTCCGTTGTTGGGATAATTGAAGAAATGAGCGAAGTGAACGGAAACACAAATTGTCCTGAAATGATTATAGTGGGTATAACAAACACCAATAGGAATCGGGATTTAACCCCAACCCATTCGGAAGTTGATCCCCCGTTTGTACCCCAAAGCCTGAGTGATCAGTCTGGGGGAGGAGAAAAATTTGTTGAATTTCTTCAGAAAGAATTGATTCCGTATATCGACGGTAAATACCCCACAGCACCTTTTAAAACTTTGATTGGACATTCTTTTGGAGGGTTGACAGCCTTGAATATTCTGGCTAATCATACGGATTTATTTCACTCTTATATTGCGATCGATCCAAGTTTGTGGTGGGATCGTCAGAAGTTTTTAGCAGATACGAAGAAAAAATTAGCCAATAAAAACCTGTCAAAAGTTTCCTTATTTATGGCGGCTGCAAATACTATGGATGAGGGGATGAATATTGAAAAAGTTAGAAAAGATACAACACTTCTTACCAAACATATCCGCTCCATTTTAGATTTTAATGATTTTTTGGAGAACAATAAAAAGAGTAATCTGAATTATGAGTACCAGTATTACAGCGATGATAATCACGGATCTGTACCATTGATCGCAATCTATGATGGTCTGCGTTTTCTATTTAAGTTCAATCAGTTAAAACTTTCCATTACGGAACAGTTTAACTTTAATAAAGCGGTGTTTACTAAGATTGAAAAGCACTTCCAAAATGTCTCAAAACATTTAGGTTATACCGTTAATGTTCCTGAAAATACCGTTAATGCATATGGCTACCAGTCTTTGGGTAAAAAAGATATGGAGCTGGCAGGTTATCTGTTCAGGTTAAATGTTACCAATTATCCTCAAAGTCCAAATGTGTATGATTCCCTTGGAGATTTTTATGAAGCTAATGGTGATAAGAAAAATGCAATTGTCAGTTATGAAAAGGCGCTGCTGTTGGATAAAAATTTTTCGGAAGCAAAGGAAAAGCTGGGAAAACTAAAATAA
- a CDS encoding ACT domain-containing protein: MSGEKDLEKLLKSMKPQHNLGDYVFCKVEKIENIAMDDIVMLFKENEAITLILKKETADTLKLDYSVVMSWITLTVHSSLEAVGLTAAFSKALSENGISCNVVAAFYHDHIFVAKKDTDKAMEVLNLFSV, from the coding sequence ATGTCAGGAGAAAAAGATTTGGAAAAATTGCTAAAAAGCATGAAACCTCAGCATAATTTAGGAGATTATGTTTTCTGTAAAGTAGAAAAGATCGAGAACATAGCTATGGATGATATTGTAATGTTGTTCAAAGAAAATGAAGCAATTACTCTGATTTTGAAAAAAGAAACGGCAGATACCTTAAAGCTGGATTACTCAGTTGTAATGTCCTGGATCACACTCACTGTGCATTCGTCATTAGAAGCAGTTGGTTTGACAGCAGCATTTTCAAAGGCACTTTCTGAGAATGGAATAAGCTGTAATGTTGTGGCTGCTTTTTACCACGATCATATCTTTGTGGCTAAAAAAGACACAGACAAGGCTATGGAGGTTTTAAATTTATTTTCAGTCTAA
- a CDS encoding helix-turn-helix domain-containing protein, producing MQFQYFLPSEILKPYIKHYYIFESDSDKEFEDTVFPSGEMEIIFNLGDGIWESLVDQTFYKTPKIEFWGQITKPLSIKSQGKHMMLGIRFYTHTAAYFFKDDIGIFNNQIFDLEDIVGNLIKKLHEQLLETSDIKKRIELIEAFLIQKIITNDKRADKIEKVAHILSSLLNDPTESNINSISVKYGITPRYLHKLVFQHTGLAPKAFNKIKRFQHSLKLINTTEYPFTSIAYDSGYFDQSHFIRDFKSFTGTTPTSYLENQFPINQLII from the coding sequence ATGCAATTCCAATATTTTTTGCCATCAGAAATCCTGAAGCCTTATATCAAACATTACTATATTTTTGAATCAGATTCGGATAAGGAGTTTGAAGACACGGTATTTCCGAGTGGCGAAATGGAAATTATTTTCAATCTTGGCGATGGCATTTGGGAATCATTGGTTGACCAGACTTTCTACAAAACTCCAAAAATTGAATTTTGGGGGCAGATCACTAAACCTCTTTCCATAAAGTCACAAGGCAAACATATGATGTTAGGAATTCGGTTTTATACTCATACTGCAGCTTATTTTTTTAAGGATGATATCGGAATATTCAACAATCAGATTTTCGATCTCGAAGATATAGTTGGTAATCTGATAAAAAAATTACACGAACAGCTTTTAGAAACTTCTGATATAAAAAAAAGGATCGAACTGATCGAAGCATTCCTGATACAAAAAATTATAACAAACGATAAAAGAGCGGATAAGATTGAAAAAGTAGCTCACATCTTATCGAGTTTACTCAACGACCCGACGGAAAGTAATATCAACAGTATTTCGGTAAAATATGGTATAACGCCCCGTTATCTTCATAAACTAGTCTTTCAGCATACGGGACTCGCTCCAAAAGCATTCAATAAAATCAAACGTTTCCAACACAGTCTTAAGCTCATTAACACTACCGAATATCCCTTTACTTCTATTGCTTATGATTCCGGCTATTTTGATCAATCCCATTTCATAAGGGATTTTAAATCCTTTACGGGAACTACGCCAACTTCCTATTTAGAGAACCAGTTCCCTATCAATCAATTAATTATTTAA
- a CDS encoding GNAT family N-acetyltransferase: protein MKIKTILASETWQIRHEVMWPDQPFEFVQLEEDALGLHFGFFVQDKLVSIVSCFISDDGMQFRKLATLEECQGKGIGSELVKYILQLAKEKKLKKVWCNARVNKKAFYEKLGMQDTGQIFTKAGQEFTIMEVLI from the coding sequence ATGAAAATCAAAACAATATTAGCTTCGGAGACCTGGCAGATCAGGCATGAAGTAATGTGGCCCGATCAGCCGTTTGAATTTGTACAGTTAGAAGAAGATGCTTTAGGATTACACTTTGGCTTTTTTGTGCAGGATAAGTTGGTTTCAATTGTTTCCTGTTTCATCAGTGATGACGGAATGCAGTTCAGAAAGCTGGCGACACTGGAAGAATGTCAGGGGAAAGGCATTGGTTCTGAGCTTGTAAAATATATTTTGCAATTAGCAAAAGAAAAGAAATTGAAGAAAGTTTGGTGTAACGCCAGAGTTAACAAAAAAGCTTTTTATGAGAAATTGGGCATGCAGGATACAGGGCAGATTTTTACAAAAGCCGGACAGGAATTTACGATAATGGAAGTTTTAATTTAA
- a CDS encoding efflux RND transporter permease subunit has protein sequence MFNKFIQRPVLSIVISLIIVFLGVLSVLNLPITQFPTISPPMVNVTADYPGSNGELMIKAVIIPLERALNGVPGMKYMSSDAGNDGEATIKVVFNLGTDPNQAAINVQNRVASVTNKLPPLVIREGIKITREVPSMLMYVNLYSTDKNTDMKFLYNYADINVLSELKRVNGIGSGDILGTREYAMRIWLKPDRMLAYKISADEVMEALSSQSLEASPGKTGESSGKRSQAFEYVLKYSGRFTTKEQYGNIVVKSNANGELLRLKDIATIEFGSSMYDIYSNLNGKPSAAIVLKQSFGSNANQVIEEVKAKLEKIKQKFPKGMDYEISYDVSKFLDASIEKVIHTLVEAFILVGLVVFLFLGDWRSTVIPAIAVPVSLIGTFVFMTFLDISLNLITLFALVLAIGVVVDDAIVVIEAVHAKMEEEHLSPLKATKKAMHEIAGAIIAITFLMAAVFIPVAFMSGPVGVFYRQFSVTMATAIILSGIVALTLTPALCAMMLKNNHALPKKKTPVNVFIDGFNNKFNLAQGKYQNVLGKIVNRRAVTIIALLGFCAGTWLVSSTVPSGFIPNEDQGMFYAVIQTPPGSSLERTNNIAERVQKIAEDIDGVKSVSSLAGYEILSEGTGANSGTCLVNLKDWSDRKESVLEIMHEMEEKCKDIAGANIEFFQPPAVPGYGAAGGFELRLLDKTGSGDYKKMEKVNNDFVAELNKHPELSNVFSFYSSSFPQYMMKVDNDLAQQKGISIENAMNTLSTLVGSNYEISFIKFGINYKVIVQASPEYRAQPDDILKLYVKNNRDEMVPYSAFMRLEKVYGLSEITRHNMYTSTQISGSAAAGYSSGTAIKVIQEVAAKKLPRGYDIDWAGISADEVAQGNQAIWVFLICLGFVYLVLAAQYESFILPLSVILSLPAGIFGAFFLLKLTGLENNIYAQVAMVMLIGLLGKNAVLIVEFAIQRHAAGKSVLEAAMEGAKARFRPILMTSFAFIAGLLPLAFATGPGKIGNRTIGTAAAGGMLIGTICGVFLIPGLYYIFGKIAERYKLVKHEEENPLTEEIDNNHV, from the coding sequence ATGTTTAATAAATTTATTCAAAGACCTGTACTGTCGATAGTAATATCGCTTATAATTGTCTTTTTAGGAGTATTGTCGGTATTGAATTTACCTATCACACAATTCCCTACAATCTCACCGCCAATGGTGAATGTTACTGCAGATTATCCCGGATCTAACGGTGAATTGATGATCAAAGCAGTTATCATTCCTTTAGAAAGAGCTTTAAATGGAGTTCCGGGAATGAAATACATGTCTTCTGATGCCGGAAATGATGGTGAGGCGACTATAAAAGTAGTTTTTAACTTAGGAACAGATCCCAACCAAGCGGCGATTAACGTTCAGAATCGTGTAGCTTCGGTTACCAATAAATTACCTCCATTGGTAATTAGAGAGGGTATAAAAATTACCCGAGAAGTACCAAGTATGTTGATGTACGTGAACCTTTACAGTACAGACAAAAATACCGACATGAAGTTCTTGTACAACTACGCTGATATCAACGTACTTTCAGAATTGAAAAGGGTAAATGGTATTGGTTCCGGAGATATCCTGGGAACTCGTGAATATGCTATGCGTATCTGGCTGAAACCGGATCGTATGCTGGCTTACAAAATTTCCGCCGATGAGGTAATGGAAGCATTGTCAAGTCAAAGTTTGGAGGCGTCTCCCGGTAAAACAGGAGAAAGTTCGGGTAAACGTTCTCAGGCATTTGAGTATGTATTGAAATATTCCGGACGTTTTACCACAAAAGAGCAATATGGAAATATTGTCGTAAAATCTAATGCTAACGGAGAACTTCTGCGTTTGAAGGATATTGCTACTATTGAATTTGGAAGTTCGATGTATGATATTTACTCGAACTTAAATGGTAAACCTTCAGCAGCTATTGTATTGAAACAATCTTTTGGTAGTAATGCCAATCAGGTTATTGAGGAGGTAAAAGCGAAATTGGAAAAAATTAAGCAGAAATTCCCAAAAGGAATGGATTATGAGATTTCATACGACGTCTCCAAATTTTTGGACGCCTCTATCGAAAAAGTAATCCACACGCTGGTAGAAGCTTTTATTTTGGTAGGTTTAGTGGTCTTTCTTTTCTTGGGAGACTGGCGTTCGACTGTTATTCCGGCAATTGCGGTACCGGTATCGTTGATCGGAACCTTTGTATTCATGACTTTCTTAGATATTTCATTGAACTTAATTACTTTGTTTGCTTTAGTATTAGCAATTGGAGTCGTCGTCGATGATGCGATCGTTGTGATCGAGGCAGTTCACGCCAAAATGGAAGAAGAACATCTGTCGCCTCTTAAAGCAACTAAAAAAGCGATGCATGAGATTGCAGGGGCAATTATAGCGATTACATTCCTGATGGCGGCGGTATTTATTCCGGTGGCTTTTATGTCAGGTCCTGTTGGGGTGTTTTACCGTCAGTTCTCAGTTACTATGGCAACGGCGATTATACTTTCGGGTATTGTGGCTTTAACCTTGACACCGGCACTTTGTGCTATGATGTTAAAAAATAATCATGCTCTGCCTAAAAAGAAAACACCTGTTAATGTTTTTATAGATGGTTTTAACAATAAGTTTAATCTGGCTCAGGGGAAATATCAAAATGTATTAGGTAAGATCGTAAACAGAAGAGCCGTTACTATAATTGCTTTGTTAGGATTTTGTGCCGGAACATGGTTAGTGAGCAGTACCGTTCCTTCCGGATTTATTCCGAATGAGGATCAGGGAATGTTCTATGCTGTAATTCAGACACCTCCGGGTTCTTCATTAGAAAGAACCAACAATATTGCAGAGCGAGTTCAGAAAATTGCTGAAGATATAGACGGAGTAAAATCAGTTTCTTCATTGGCAGGTTACGAAATTCTTTCTGAAGGTACAGGAGCAAACTCAGGAACTTGTTTGGTTAACCTTAAGGATTGGAGCGATCGAAAAGAATCTGTTTTGGAGATCATGCATGAAATGGAGGAAAAATGTAAAGATATTGCAGGAGCTAATATCGAGTTTTTCCAACCGCCTGCTGTACCGGGATATGGTGCTGCCGGAGGATTTGAACTTCGTTTATTGGATAAAACAGGTTCCGGAGATTACAAAAAAATGGAAAAGGTAAATAATGACTTTGTTGCTGAATTGAACAAACATCCGGAATTGTCTAACGTGTTCAGTTTTTATAGCTCGAGTTTTCCTCAATACATGATGAAAGTCGACAATGATCTGGCACAACAAAAAGGAATTTCCATCGAAAATGCCATGAATACCTTGTCAACTCTTGTAGGAAGTAACTATGAAATCAGTTTTATTAAATTCGGAATTAACTATAAAGTAATTGTTCAGGCTTCTCCGGAATATCGTGCTCAGCCCGATGATATCTTAAAATTGTATGTGAAAAACAACCGTGATGAAATGGTACCTTATTCCGCTTTTATGAGATTGGAAAAAGTATACGGACTTTCTGAAATCACAAGACATAATATGTACACTTCCACGCAAATTAGTGGTTCGGCTGCAGCGGGATATAGTTCCGGTACGGCAATTAAAGTTATTCAGGAAGTTGCTGCTAAAAAATTGCCTAGAGGATACGACATCGACTGGGCAGGTATTTCTGCTGATGAGGTGGCACAGGGGAATCAGGCAATCTGGGTATTCCTGATCTGTTTAGGATTCGTATATCTGGTACTGGCTGCTCAATACGAGAGTTTTATTTTACCATTGTCTGTAATTCTTTCTTTACCGGCAGGTATTTTTGGAGCTTTCTTTTTACTGAAATTAACAGGATTAGAGAACAACATTTACGCACAGGTGGCCATGGTAATGCTTATTGGTTTATTGGGTAAAAATGCTGTGTTGATTGTAGAGTTTGCAATCCAGCGACATGCTGCAGGTAAATCAGTTCTGGAAGCAGCAATGGAAGGAGCCAAAGCAAGGTTCCGTCCAATCTTGATGACTTCCTTTGCTTTTATTGCGGGTTTATTACCACTTGCATTTGCTACCGGTCCCGGAAAAATTGGTAACCGTACGATTGGTACTGCTGCGGCAGGAGGTATGCTTATCGGAACGATTTGTGGGGTGTTTTTGATTCCTGGATTGTATTACATCTTTGGAAAAATAGCAGAGAGATACAAATTAGTGAAACATGAAGAAGAGAATCCATTAACAGAAGAAATTGATAACAATCATGTATAA
- a CDS encoding TolC family protein, whose protein sequence is MYKFKSYQYSIALSACLMVAGCKTPAPETTTTSTPVPESFGTTTQSQDANSNTAVLAWKDYFKDQNLVELIDVALKNNQELNITLQEIEIARNDIRVKKGLLLPTVGVRAGAGVEKVGRYTSQGAGDANTDIKPGVKTPDPLGDFTISAYANWEVDIWKKLRNSKKAALNRYLATVEGKNFVITNLIAEVADSYYELLALDAQLDIVKQTIKLQTNALEIVKIQKQAARATELGVKKFEAEVLTSKSLEFGILQQIKETENKINFLLGRYPQEIKRTNTNNFLSLLPAAVSSGIPSQLLANRPDVKQAELELVASKLDVKVARAEFYPSLDISAAIGVQAFKPSYLLTFPESLLYSLAGDLAAPLINRNAIKAEFASANARQLQALYNYDRTILNAYLEVSNQLSKIENLQKGYDLKSQQVDALNTSIDVSNDLFKSARVDYFEVLMTQRDALEAKLELVDTKKEQLNAAVHVYRDLGGGWK, encoded by the coding sequence ATGTATAAATTCAAATCATATCAATATAGTATTGCATTGAGTGCATGTCTCATGGTTGCAGGGTGTAAAACCCCTGCTCCTGAGACTACAACAACAAGCACACCAGTTCCAGAGTCGTTTGGTACAACAACTCAGAGTCAGGATGCAAACAGCAATACGGCAGTATTAGCATGGAAAGATTATTTTAAAGATCAGAATCTGGTAGAGCTAATTGATGTCGCGCTTAAGAACAATCAGGAATTAAACATTACTTTGCAGGAAATCGAGATTGCAAGAAATGACATTCGTGTAAAAAAAGGACTTCTACTGCCTACTGTTGGTGTTCGTGCCGGAGCGGGAGTAGAGAAAGTGGGGCGCTACACCAGTCAGGGTGCGGGTGATGCCAATACAGATATCAAACCAGGCGTAAAGACCCCGGATCCATTGGGAGATTTTACTATTTCGGCCTATGCAAACTGGGAAGTTGACATCTGGAAAAAACTGCGCAATTCTAAAAAAGCAGCTTTAAACCGATATTTAGCAACAGTAGAAGGGAAGAACTTTGTAATTACGAATCTTATTGCCGAAGTAGCCGATTCTTATTATGAGTTACTGGCTTTAGATGCCCAATTGGACATTGTAAAACAAACCATCAAATTACAGACGAATGCTTTGGAAATTGTAAAAATTCAGAAGCAGGCGGCAAGAGCAACCGAACTGGGCGTGAAGAAGTTTGAAGCAGAGGTTTTAACTTCAAAAAGTCTGGAATTTGGAATTCTTCAGCAAATAAAAGAAACGGAGAATAAAATCAACTTTTTATTGGGAAGATATCCACAGGAAATCAAAAGAACCAATACAAACAACTTCCTGAGCTTACTACCGGCTGCGGTGAGTTCCGGAATTCCGTCTCAATTACTGGCAAATCGTCCTGATGTGAAACAGGCCGAATTAGAATTGGTCGCTTCAAAATTAGATGTAAAAGTAGCACGTGCCGAATTCTATCCTTCATTGGATATTTCGGCTGCGATAGGAGTACAGGCGTTTAAACCTTCTTATCTGTTAACATTTCCGGAGTCACTTCTGTATTCATTAGCCGGAGATTTGGCTGCACCACTGATCAACAGAAATGCCATTAAAGCAGAATTCGCCAGCGCAAATGCCAGACAGCTTCAGGCTTTGTACAATTACGATCGTACCATTTTGAATGCTTATTTAGAAGTGTCCAATCAGCTTTCAAAGATCGAAAACTTACAAAAAGGGTATGATCTTAAATCGCAACAGGTAGATGCTCTGAACACTTCAATAGATGTTTCTAATGATTTGTTTAAATCGGCCAGAGTAGATTATTTTGAGGTTTTAATGACACAACGAGATGCATTAGAAGCCAAACTGGAATTGGTAGATACTAAAAAAGAACAATTGAATGCTGCAGTCCATGTTTACAGAGACTTAGGCGGTGGTTGGAAATAA
- a CDS encoding efflux RND transporter periplasmic adaptor subunit: MKRIILFTGLIALVCLTSCTTKKEEKEEVEKFVVTNPVKIDTSFTKQYVSQIKSVRNIEIRAQEKGFLQNIFVDEGQFVKKGQLLFKIMPNMYQAELLKAQAEQKSVEIELQNAKLLADKNIVSKNELSVAQAKLQSAKAEVALAKLHLSFTEIRAPFDGTIDRIPLKLGSLIDEGELMTSLSDNSQMFAYFNVSEPEYLQYQTDVKDRADNRVSLVLANGETFKEKGNVEVIESEFNNETGNIAFRARFPNSGKLLRNGETGQVQMIVPLKNAIVIPQKATYEIQDKKYVFVIDKNNKVNSREITITGEIPDLYVIRTGLADTDKILLEGVQKVKENDKIKYEFQSPKAVMNNLRLKAE, encoded by the coding sequence ATGAAAAGAATTATCTTGTTCACAGGCTTAATTGCCCTGGTGTGCCTAACTAGTTGTACAACTAAAAAAGAAGAAAAAGAAGAAGTAGAAAAATTTGTTGTTACCAATCCGGTAAAAATAGACACTTCGTTTACGAAACAGTACGTTTCACAAATCAAATCAGTACGTAACATTGAGATCCGTGCTCAGGAAAAAGGTTTTTTACAAAACATCTTTGTGGATGAAGGACAATTTGTAAAAAAAGGACAGCTGTTGTTTAAAATTATGCCCAATATGTATCAGGCAGAATTACTAAAAGCACAAGCTGAACAAAAATCAGTAGAAATAGAACTTCAAAATGCCAAATTACTGGCAGATAAAAATATCGTTTCTAAGAACGAATTAAGTGTAGCACAGGCAAAATTGCAATCTGCAAAAGCCGAAGTAGCATTGGCAAAACTTCATTTGTCATTTACAGAAATCAGAGCGCCGTTTGACGGAACTATCGATCGTATTCCATTAAAATTAGGAAGCCTTATTGATGAAGGTGAATTGATGACAAGTCTTTCAGACAACAGTCAGATGTTTGCTTATTTCAATGTTTCAGAACCGGAATATCTGCAGTATCAAACCGATGTAAAAGACCGTGCTGATAACAGAGTAAGTTTGGTTTTGGCTAACGGTGAAACTTTTAAAGAAAAAGGAAATGTAGAAGTTATCGAAAGCGAATTTAATAATGAAACCGGAAATATTGCGTTCAGAGCACGTTTCCCTAATTCAGGAAAATTGCTTAGAAATGGAGAAACAGGACAGGTTCAGATGATTGTTCCGCTTAAAAATGCCATTGTAATCCCTCAAAAAGCGACTTACGAAATTCAGGATAAAAAATACGTTTTTGTAATCGATAAAAACAATAAAGTAAATTCAAGAGAAATCACAATAACAGGCGAAATCCCTGATTTGTATGTGATCAGAACCGGACTTGCCGATACCGATAAAATTTTACTTGAAGGAGTTCAAAAAGTAAAAGAAAACGACAAAATCAAATATGAATTCCAATCTCCTAAAGCGGTAATGAACAATTTACGCTTAAAAGCAGAATAG